The following coding sequences are from one Mytilus trossulus isolate FHL-02 chromosome 8, PNRI_Mtr1.1.1.hap1, whole genome shotgun sequence window:
- the LOC134682129 gene encoding cellulase/esterase CelE-like: MVLLLLVVLCSFSLEGVFGSSSPISPQDYKIVLKQGFATTYFEQLNFDEVYDKKDVEDVAERGFTNLRLRCRQDLDGLNMTDFLADLETVVDDCLSLNVTPYISWINQAAALDATEEYRQGYFDWWKAVAMQLKDKDYRVSFNLFNEIGAENSLRKNASSYNDWTRSVIEIIRETGGNNEKRILILASPEKYAEGLQKIDPTIYQNDTYLMIEAHTYASGPQNVFENGSCTSSPPSCWTGDGDTMGKTLLDQNIAIATNFTSENGIEIVWGSWMPFDSTSGTLNQTEVIDFSTYFVQSLKDASIPWSLNDLDKFYDTMASQWKSELSTIKGQEFNTTLVLDAIVENM, translated from the coding sequence ATGGTTTTGCTTTTGCTAGTGGTTCTGTGCTCCTTTAGCCTAGAGGGAGTATTTGGTTCAAGCAGTCCAATTTCACCTCAGGATTACAAAATTGTGCTGAAACAAGGATTTGCAACcacatattttgaacaattaaattttgatgaaGTCTACGATAAAAAGGACGTCGAAGATGTTGCTGAAAGAGGATTCACAAACTTGAGATTACGATGCAGACAAGATCTTGACGGTTTAAATATGACAGATTTTTTAGCTGATTTAGAGACGGTTGTAGATGATTGCCTTAGTCTTAATGTTACACCTTATATTTCTTGGATAAACCAAGCAGCAGCACTCGATGCCACCGAGGAATATCGACAAGGTTACTTTGATTGGTGGAAAGCTGTTGCAATGCAATTGAAGGATAAAGATTACAGAGTATCATTTAACCTATTTAATGAAATTGGTGCAGAAAACAGCCTACGTAAAAACGCATCCAGCTATAATGATTGGACTCGTTCTGTCATTGAAATCATCCGCGAAACAGGTGGAAACAACGAGAAACGTATTCTTATTCTTGCATCTCCTGAGAAATATGCAGAAGGCCTACAAAAAATAGACCCGACAATTTACCAGAATGATACCTATTTGATGATAGAAGCCCACACATATGCATCAGGACCACAAAACGTATTTGAGAATGGTTCGTGTACGAGTTCCCCTCCAAGCTGTTGGACAGGTGATGGTGATACTATGGGTAAAACTCTTCTAGACCAAAACATTGCAATTGCAACAAATTTTACAAGTGAAAATGGTATTGAGATCGTCTGGGGGTCATGGATGCCATTTGACAGTACATCAGGAACATTAAACCAAACAGAAGTAATTGATTTCAGTACCTATTTTGTTCAAAGTCTTAAAGATGCGTCAATTCCTTGGTCTTTGAACGACCTGGACAAATTTTATGATACCATGGCAAGCCAGTGGAAATCAGAGCTATCAACCATTAAAGGGCAGGAGTTTAATACGACACTCGTATTGGACGCAATTGTTGAAAATATGTGA